A stretch of Coturnix japonica isolate 7356 chromosome 11, Coturnix japonica 2.1, whole genome shotgun sequence DNA encodes these proteins:
- the IRX3 gene encoding iroquois-class homeodomain protein IRX-3 — translation MRPLFPQLGYQYIRPLYPAERPGSGGSRGGAELAPSGTLSNVLSSMYGAPYAAAAAAQGYGAFLPYAAELPIFPQLGAQYELKESPGVQHAAFPHHHPAFYPYGQYQFGDPSRPKNATRESTSTLKAWLQEHRKNPYPTKGEKIMLAIITKMTLTQVSTWFANARRRLKKENKMTWAPRSRTDEEGNSYGSDHEGEEDKREDEEEIDLENIDTENIESAKDELEDELQDADLLHSDSKTDSEGSEGFEDLPGSEERYLGPATAAAADPLRLRHHHLRHHRHHRRPPCELPSAGPEPPPPAPPPPPPPHLSPPSSASSSAASSPTDAASAGTVPKPKIWSLAETATSPDNPRKSPGSPPAAAPQPLPLPPPPPHRLVSSCPLGKFPNWTNRAFPAASPHHHAAPHPLALLNTPHLLGLGAAPAAAAAAAFPRPAEQAPSAEPPGAGADRSSALEVEKKLIKTAFQPVQRRPQNQLDAAMVLSALSSS, via the exons ATGCGACCGCTG TTCCCGCAGCTGGGCTACCAGTACATCAGGCCGCTGTACCCCGCCGAGCGCCCGGGCAGCGGCGGCTCCCGAGGCGGCGCGGAGCTGGCCCCGTCCGGGACCCTTTCCAACGTGCTCTCCTCCATGTACGGTGCGCCCtacgccgccgccgccgccgctcaGGGCTACGGAGCCTTCCTGCCCTACGCCGCCGAACTGCCCATCTTCCCGCAGCTG GGCGCGCAGTACGAGCTGAAGGAGAGCCCCGGGGTGCAGCACGCCGCTTTCCCGCACCACCACCCCGCTTTCTACCCCTACGGGCAGTACCAGTTCGGGGACCCGTCGCGGCCCAAGAACGCCACCCGGGAGAGCACCAGCACGCTGAAGgcctggctgcaggagcaccGCAAGAACCCCTACCCCACCAAGGGCGAGAAGATCATGTTGGCCATCATCACCAAGATGACCCTCACCCAGGTCTCCACCTGGTTCGCCAACGCGCGGCGGCGGCTCAAGAAGGAGAACAAGATGACCTGGGCCCCCCGCAGCAGGACGGACGAGGAGGGCAACTCCTACGGCAGCGACCACGAGGGGGAAGAGGACAAGAGGGAGGACGAGGAGGAGATCGACCTGGAGAACATCGACACCGAGAACATCGAGAGCGCCAAGGACGAGCTGGAGGACGAGCTGCAGGACGCGGACCTGCTGCACTCCGACTCCAAGACGGACTCGGAGGGCTCCGAGGGCTTCGAGGACCTGCCCGGCTCCGAGGAGCGCTACCTCGGCCCGGCCACCGCAGCCGCCGCGGATCCGCTCCGCCTCCGCCACCACCACCTCCGTCACCACCGCCACCACCGTCGCCCGCCCTGCGAGCTGCCCTCCGCCGGCCCCGAGCCTCCGCCGCCCGCTCCTccgcctccgccgccgccgcacCTCTCGCCCCCCTCCTCCGCCTCCTCTTCGGCCGCCTCCTCCCCGACGGACGCCGCTTCGGCCGGCACCGTGCCGAAGCCCAAGATCTGGTCGCTGGCCGAAACGGCCACCAGCCCGGACAACCCCCGCAAGTCTCCCGGCTCCCCGCCGGCGGCCGCCCCCCAGCCGCTTCCTCtgccccccccgccgccccacAGACTCGTCTCCTCCTGCCCGCTGGGCAAGTTCCCCAACTGGACCAACCGCGCCTTCCCGGCCGCCTCCCCGCACCACCACGCGGCCCCGCACCCGCTGGCCTTACTGAACACTCCGCacctgctggggctgggggccgcccccgccgccgccgccgccgccgccttcCCTCGGCCCGCGGAGCAGGCGCCGAGCGCGGAGCCCCCCGGAGCAGGAGCAG aTCGATCTAGTGCCTTGGAAGTAGAGAAAAAGTTAATAaagacagctttccagccagTGCAGAGGCG GCCCCAGAACCAGCTCGATGCCGCCATGGTTCTATCGGCGCTGTCATCGtcttag